The sequence CACTGAAGCTTTCATCCTTATAGCACTCCCCTGAGGTCCATGGCCTAGGCCATAACCCTTTTTAAGGAATGACTTTGGCGATTGATCAAATGGGCCCAGATCAGACCTCTCCGTATCAAATTTCAATGGAGCCAAAACAACTCCATCTGAATTCAAATGGGATAAATCACTAAACTCTTCAGAATTAGCACAACTTTTTCGTAAGGATTGAGACCGCTTTGACTTGTCTTCCTTGGAACCTTGCGTCTCATCCTGAGCGCTTTTGCTACGGGCATAGTTTCTCAACTGAGAGCGGCTTGTTGATTTACTCACTCCAGAaggttttgtattttcttttcttaagtCGGAAAAGTTTGGAACAGACTGAGCTATAGGACTCTCTCTTCGCCTACCAGAAGAGTTGGAAATCCTGGTAGATGACCGTGAGAATGAGGACACTGCTGCTGTGCGAGGCGTAGCTGAAGACATATGTCTGTTGGGCAAAATTTTCCTGCTTTGCCTTGAAGCTCCATCTCCAAGGTTTGATTCACCAGATATGCTATCTTGTCCATAGATCTTCTCTTCTGAGAATTCATAttgatcttcatcctcttcattcTGAAGGGAATCTATTGGATgctaccaaaaataaaaaataaaaatacatagaAAAAATAGGGGTATAAATCAGATCCAAAAGGCATCTTGATGTTTTATACTGAGGGGAAACATAAGCACTATAGAATATTAAGGATCAGAATTCATCATCAAAGTTCACACAAAAAAGTGTAAAGGATACCTGCTCTCTCTTAATATTTGACTTGAAATATCTACGTTTCTCAGAACGAGAAGCACCAGATGCTGAATGAAGTCTGTCTATAGACCCTGAAAACTTGTCCCTCATCTCTGCTCTACTGCGTTCAAGACTGTCCTGCATGGCCTTCATCTTGGCTTCCTTCTCGGCTCTCTTTAAACTCCATTCTTCCCTAAGTTTATCCTCTCTCTTCTTCATGTACTTCTCATAAAATTTTCCTCTAGAATCATCACCAAAATTTTGATTATTCACCTTATTCACAAGGGACGTAGCATCAAAGCTTGGTACATTGCTCGTACTGGCAGTTGGTTCGAGCACAGAATTTCTGGAAGGCATATTAGGACTCAACTCCGCTGCTTTAGGTCTCCTATGCTCTGAGTTAACAGCCTGTTCTACATGTGCATCCACAGGCTCAGTTCTCCACACAGATCCAGACTGATCCCCTGGAAGACGAAGTTTATGCTCTGCAAAAAGCTTTTCAAGCTCATCTGCCTTCATTTTCAGCTCATCATGGAGGCCCTGATTTCCCTTAGACTGCCTTACTCTCTGAACTTGCTCTGAAGGTGGAGTTGAGTTTATCTGGGAACTATCTTGATTCTCCAAAACTTGCTTAACAGGAAGGTTCAGCTTACTGCTTTCATGAGGAACACGAGTTTCATCCCTTTTAAATCGAGTCCTGCTGGCTTGATCAGCACTACCAGACTGAGGCCTTTGGTACTTCATCTTTGAGAATTCAGAATCCTCAACCTTAGATTGGTGCttggaagagaaagaagagtCCCTCTTTACAAGCTCCTCAGGTTCTGCATTGAAAGATCTCAATTGGGGCTGAGTAGATTGATCGGCCTCAACCTCCCTAAATTTGCTTTCAAATTGTGCAGAACGGGATCGAGAATGACTATGAGAAGCCCTGATAAATGACTGGGCAACAGGATGATTTTTCCTGCCAGCATCATCCCCCCTTGCAGTGGATGATTTGATGTCAGGTGTTACGTCGTCTGAAGTGGCAGTGGCAGTGGCAGTGACAGAGAGCATATGAGAAGCAACCTGGTTTGATCCCCTGAAATGCGTATCTTTAGGGGCAGCAGGAGTCCTGTCGTGATAAAAAGAAGAAACTTTGGAAGTGTCGTGAGAAGACTGCtcatcagcagcagcagcaacatcatcatcatcatttatgACAGGAGAAGGGAGAGAAGTTGAAGCTGATCTGTCCTTGGAATCATCGTCTTTCACCACGGAAGGAAAAGGAATTTGGGTATCAGGACGCGTGCGTGGGGCAGCACTGAATGAGACCTCGGGATTGTTGTTTCTATGACTGTGGCTAACGTCTTCAGCATTCAACTTAGGAGCCAAAAcacaggaggaggaggaggaggggctTTCGGTGTCAATGCTCATGTCACTCGCGCCACTCCATCTACGCAATACCGACTTCTCCGCTGCTGACACGTCGGATGACAGCCTCCGCAACTCTACGGGTTTCCCCACGACGGGCTTGGTGCCGCTCCCACCAGAAGAGGCAGAAAATGACGAAATCTCCTTCTGCTTACTCTCGAAAAGATTGATGCGGTCCTGCACGCTCAGACGCCGACCTGGCTGCGGCTGACCCCCCACTTGATgcccctctttcttcttcttctcgtcTTCCTCCTCCACTACCTCAGGCTCGACtcgttgttgttgttcttgatcTTTTTCGTTTACCCCGCCCCCGATGCTGCTACGTCTTGATCCGATACTGGGAACGATCTTCCTTTGTTGCCACGTGGCCTGGGCATTATTGGGCCCGAGGAAGGGCCCAGCCTGGTCTTCTGTGGGATCCTCAATAGACATATCTGATCCAACTGATGACCGGACATCCCTCTCACTATTCCCTTTCGACGCCCTCAAATCAGCTCTACTTTCGCACATTGACATGTACTTGCTGCATGCTTCACTGCGCCCAAAAATCATCCATATTCTTTATTTTTTACTTAATTAAGGAAAACTAGTATTTatcagtttctttttttttttttggttaaactACTATTTATAAGTAATAAGTTTGAACAAAATACGACCAACTAATGAAGCTGCTTCAGAAAAATTATTTCAGAAAGTTGGAAAGAATACACTTGCATTCATTTAGGTAacatttgttttgaggtattggaaTGGAGGCTGGAAGACTGAGCCTCAGTATCATATTTGTTAGTCCAAAGACCAGTACTAAAATTTCAATCTCTATTTTCAAAATGTTagtatttcagtacttccaaAAAATAGAGACAcagaaaactaaaattttttagtacagagattgaaactttaataatattttatatctaaaatactcatattttaattaattaattccaactttattctttatgcaaattaaattaaaattttatttttatttcaatctctatctctcactttacaccaaacacaatCTGTCTCTCTTCCAAATGCTACCTAAGGTTATATATATACAAGTGTATGCAATGGTGACTATCATTTTACGGTTGTTGAACAACTTAGGCAACTATTTAATGTGTTTTAAAAATGTGACCTAGCTACTATAATTACTAGGATTTAACTAACTTGTGCCCTAAaaatacattttaaaaatataataataattaatgctTTTGATGTATTCAGTGCATTTGAAATGTAAAAGAATTAATTTTtacaataatttttataaaatatttttttttatggtaTGGTTAACCTATGTCCTTAGAGAACAAGTTAGCAAAACCCTAATTACTATAATGATGAACACACTTAgagcattcatatatatatatatattaagtttAGGTAAATCAAATAACAATCATCCCACTAGGATTAAAGCATATCTATAGGCTCTTTGGGCGTTTATAGATAGATGTATTTGATTTGTATAACACCTACAAAGTAGCCCAAGGAAAGGAAGGAAAATAACTGCCAAAAGAACAGGACCTTTAACTGCTATACCTTTCACAAAATATCATTCTGTTTGGGCATTTTGTGACCAGCTTCTCAGCTTAccattaaattcaattaattaatttataacgATTAATCATTACAATAACCTAATGGTAAGACGCATAAAATATTGCTTTCCTAAACAAGCATAAAATAATGAAGTTACAGGTGCACATAGAAATTTAGAAAGTCTATTACTTGGATGCAATCTATGAGTCTATCAGAGTTGCAAACCGACAATTGTGCAAAGAACTATCATAGAGTGCATTATTTCAACCGCTGAAGTTATACCCAATAGGCCAATAGTCAGGCAGGGAAAGGGACTCGGAAATCAGGAGAATTATGAGAAAATCCAATGTGAGTTGGTATCAAAAGCAGAACAAACACCACTAAATCATGTGGAAGGCaatcttaataataataataataataataataataataataataagggtaaaatatactttttgtctattaagtttgacaaaagtttcaaaaataccctaagttttattttgtttcaattttgtcccaaaagttttcgatttgcatcaaatatacccctgacgactaattttcaaaaaaattaagaccaattcaacaatttcataagaacaaccctcaacacaagcaaatcaagcataattttcatgcattattgttagattggtcttaaattttttgaaaatttagccgtcgagggtatatttgatgcaaatcgaaaacttatgggataaaattgaaacaaaataaaacttatgagtatttttgaaacttttgccaaacttcagggacaagaagtatactttaccctaataataataaataaaatcgtTCAAATAAGGTAACCTTGATGATATAGCTAAGAAaacataaattttaaaaagtaaacAAATGTGACCATTATGTCTTACCAATTAAGCCAAAAGATTTCTCAACTGATAAGAAGTCCTGAACTTAGAAGAGTTTTAAGGTGCGAGATggctttttcattttaatttcacaCAATTTATCATTTTGGCAGGAAAGGGCCTATCGCTTCATCCAAACCAAAAAGACGACAGAAGAGGACATGAAGGAGCTCTGGTTAACTCATTAAGACCATTATAGCTTGTGTTAAAGAAGATAAACACAGTGAATCCATTCCTCTCAAAATGAACATCCAAAGGCCatcttaaaacaaattttcggTTTACAATCAATTTCCATTTTAATCAGCCTTAGTTATACCAAAGTTCATGCTGAGTTATTTACATAGACTCCTGAACCATGTAACAAGCAGTCACAGAAAGAAATGCAGAAAGGATATATATTTTAAAGGAGCTTTCAGAGTTCTTACTTTAAGCGATGAGCACCAAATTGATCTGCAAAA is a genomic window of Arachis ipaensis cultivar K30076 chromosome B06, Araip1.1, whole genome shotgun sequence containing:
- the LOC107646155 gene encoding filaggrin, with translation MNSDTPLDCAVFQLSPDRSRCELFVSSDGNNEKLVSGSIQPFVTHLKVAEEQIALAVQSIKLETERNKNVETWFTKGTLERFVQYVSKPEVLEMVNTFDAEMSQLEGARRIYSQGTGDQRTVSRGGVGTGSPAAADATKKELLRAIDVRLAAVRQDLTTAFARASAAGFNPDTVSDLKHFADQFGAHRLNEACSKYMSMCESRADLRASKGNSERDVRSSVGSDMSIEDPTEDQAGPFLGPNNAQATWQQRKIVPSIGSRRSSIGGGVNEKDQEQQQRVEPEVVEEEDEKKKKEGHQVGGQPQPGRRLSVQDRINLFESKQKEISSFSASSGGSGTKPVVGKPVELRRLSSDVSAAEKSVLRRWSGASDMSIDTESPSSSSSCVLAPKLNAEDVSHSHRNNNPEVSFSAAPRTRPDTQIPFPSVVKDDDSKDRSASTSLPSPVINDDDDVAAAADEQSSHDTSKVSSFYHDRTPAAPKDTHFRGSNQVASHMLSVTATATATSDDVTPDIKSSTARGDDAGRKNHPVAQSFIRASHSHSRSRSAQFESKFREVEADQSTQPQLRSFNAEPEELVKRDSSFSSKHQSKVEDSEFSKMKYQRPQSGSADQASRTRFKRDETRVPHESSKLNLPVKQVLENQDSSQINSTPPSEQVQRVRQSKGNQGLHDELKMKADELEKLFAEHKLRLPGDQSGSVWRTEPVDAHVEQAVNSEHRRPKAAELSPNMPSRNSVLEPTASTSNVPSFDATSLVNKVNNQNFGDDSRGKFYEKYMKKREDKLREEWSLKRAEKEAKMKAMQDSLERSRAEMRDKFSGSIDRLHSASGASRSEKRRYFKSNIKREQHPIDSLQNEEDEDQYEFSEEKIYGQDSISGESNLGDGASRQSRKILPNRHMSSATPRTAAVSSFSRSSTRISNSSGRRRESPIAQSVPNFSDLRKENTKPSGVSKSTSRSQLRNYARSKSAQDETQGSKEDKSKRSQSLRKSCANSEEFSDLSHLNSDGVVLAPLKFDTERSDLGPFDQSPKSFLKKGYGLGHGPQGSAIRMKASVTYDTHKDELFDELAFEGEGSLDMATEEPDEIGTVAIEDHAYTNNGKVRLSQESEKSGNSESEIGDSARSLSQVDPVSVAEMPSAMPSSSNGVGSLQDSPVESPVSWNSRTRHPFTYPHESSDVDASMDSPIGSPASWNSHSHTQGESDAARMRKKWGSAQKPVLVANSSQNQSRKDVTKGFKRLLKFGRKNRGSESLVDWISATTSEGDDETEDVRDLVNRSSEDLRKSRMGFSHGHPSDDSFNESELYSEQVQSLQSSIPTPPAHFKLRDDHISGSSLKAPRSFFSLSSFRSKGSDSKPR